A part of Bremerella cremea genomic DNA contains:
- a CDS encoding DUF1559 domain-containing protein, translating to MPPHSLRGIRLGFTLVELLVTIAIIGILIAILLPAVQQAREAARRMQCQNNLKQISLATHLYNDTYRALPLGGYGGGLYNTNMENLPNAIKRRQVSWGTALLPYVEQSALYDQFDQTLWYTQTPNQALAQTQLTVFVCPSNPNAEQGKPNGDIPKSTILYGRSDYGGNNGERGLRCKPESATGACQNNYGSSDKSPRGPVHVSLAGSPNIAMKHITDGSSNTIWCGEAPNSLHGLWAGHKNLFDQSAPLNSRIGDKEPWRDVVWQSCAPSFGEVGTMKCDYGQEFHSFHPGGCLFAFMDGHGVFIAETVDHKVFSALLTYKGGEVVSDY from the coding sequence ATGCCTCCCCATTCCTTGCGTGGTATCCGGCTGGGATTCACGCTGGTCGAACTTCTGGTCACGATCGCCATCATTGGCATCTTGATTGCCATCCTGCTTCCTGCCGTCCAACAAGCACGCGAAGCGGCGCGGCGGATGCAATGCCAGAACAACCTCAAGCAAATCAGCCTGGCCACGCACCTGTATAACGACACCTACCGGGCGTTACCGTTGGGTGGCTACGGCGGCGGCCTGTACAACACCAACATGGAGAACCTGCCCAACGCGATCAAGCGTCGCCAGGTCAGTTGGGGGACGGCGCTGCTGCCGTACGTCGAGCAAAGTGCCCTCTACGATCAGTTCGATCAAACCCTGTGGTACACGCAAACGCCCAACCAGGCCCTGGCTCAAACGCAGCTTACCGTCTTCGTTTGTCCCTCGAACCCGAATGCCGAGCAAGGCAAGCCGAACGGCGACATCCCCAAATCCACCATCTTGTACGGGCGAAGCGACTACGGCGGCAACAACGGCGAACGTGGTTTGCGGTGCAAGCCGGAATCAGCCACCGGGGCCTGCCAGAACAATTACGGGAGCTCCGATAAAAGCCCGCGTGGCCCGGTTCATGTGAGCCTGGCCGGCAGTCCCAATATCGCCATGAAGCACATCACCGACGGCAGTTCGAACACCATTTGGTGCGGTGAAGCCCCCAACTCGCTGCACGGGCTCTGGGCGGGGCACAAAAACCTATTCGATCAAAGCGCTCCCCTTAACTCCCGCATTGGCGATAAAGAACCTTGGCGCGATGTGGTCTGGCAATCGTGCGCCCCTTCCTTCGGCGAAGTTGGCACCATGAAGTGCGACTACGGACAAGAATTCCACAGCTTCCACCCCGGCGGCTGCCTCTTCGCGTTCATGGACGGACATGGCGTCTTCATTGCCGAAACGGTCGACCACAAAGTCTTCTCGGCCCTGCTGACCTACAAAGGGGGCGAAGTCGTTTCGGACTATTAA
- the rpsU gene encoding 30S ribosomal protein S21, which translates to MVKVLVRDRESIQEAVRRFGKLVMRSGLKKEMRRRKYYEKPSDLKRRARLRAERRSLKEKLLVQD; encoded by the coding sequence ATGGTTAAGGTACTCGTTCGCGACAGGGAATCCATTCAAGAAGCAGTTCGTCGGTTTGGTAAGTTGGTCATGCGTAGCGGTCTCAAGAAAGAGATGCGCCGCCGTAAATATTACGAAAAGCCGAGCGACTTGAAGCGTCGAGCCCGTCTGCGTGCCGAACGCCGTTCGCTGAAAGAAAAGCTGTTGGTCCAAGACTAG
- a CDS encoding deoxyribodipyrimidine photolyase, with translation MSAELWQLRIQEANQADVNTDGKYVLYWMIANRRTEWNFSLQRAAWWAEKLKRPLVIFEALRVGYPWASDRLHTFVLQGMRDNLSALQDAPVAYYPYVEPKKDAAKGLLEALAADACLVVTDDFPCFFLPRMVAAVGKKLPVKLETIDSNGLLPMRAADRDFPRAHSFRRFLQKELPQHLANTPRANPLSGKSFPAADRQLIAHVLKKWPAIDADTLAAPGEFLAGLPIDHEVRPVETCGGSQAARRQLKWFLQEGLPRYAEQRNDVESECASQLSPYLHFGHLSAHEVFYKLTQQEKWEPDQISPKVTGSREGWWNMSEGAEAFLDEIITWRELGYNMCHLRDDYDQYGSLPDWAQATLAEHKADEREHVYTLKQFEQAQTHDPLWNAAQRQLVRDGRIHNYLRMLWGKKILHWTNTPQYAAQVMIELNNKYALDGRNPNSYSGIFWCLGRYDRAWGPEREIFGKIRYMTSDSAMRKLSLKGYLKEYAAGQLFD, from the coding sequence ATGTCAGCCGAACTCTGGCAACTTCGCATCCAAGAGGCCAATCAGGCCGACGTCAACACCGACGGCAAATATGTGCTGTACTGGATGATCGCCAATCGACGGACCGAGTGGAATTTTTCGCTTCAACGGGCGGCCTGGTGGGCAGAAAAACTGAAGCGGCCGCTGGTAATCTTCGAGGCCCTCCGGGTTGGTTACCCCTGGGCGAGTGACCGGCTGCATACGTTTGTTTTGCAAGGCATGCGCGACAATCTTTCTGCCCTGCAAGACGCACCGGTCGCTTATTATCCGTATGTCGAACCGAAAAAAGATGCCGCCAAAGGTCTGCTCGAAGCGCTTGCGGCGGATGCCTGCTTGGTGGTGACGGACGACTTTCCTTGCTTCTTTTTGCCCCGCATGGTCGCCGCGGTCGGCAAGAAGCTGCCAGTGAAACTTGAAACGATCGACAGCAACGGGCTGTTACCCATGCGGGCCGCGGATCGCGACTTCCCCCGCGCGCACAGCTTTCGCCGCTTCCTGCAAAAAGAATTGCCCCAGCACCTGGCGAATACTCCGCGAGCGAATCCACTGAGTGGCAAATCGTTTCCCGCCGCCGACCGGCAGCTTATCGCGCACGTCCTTAAAAAATGGCCCGCCATCGATGCCGATACGTTAGCCGCCCCCGGCGAGTTTCTGGCTGGCTTACCCATCGATCACGAGGTTCGCCCGGTCGAAACCTGTGGTGGCAGCCAAGCCGCTCGTCGGCAGTTGAAGTGGTTCCTCCAAGAAGGGCTGCCCCGTTATGCCGAACAGCGCAACGATGTCGAAAGCGAATGTGCCAGCCAACTCTCGCCATACCTACACTTCGGCCACCTCTCGGCCCATGAAGTGTTTTACAAACTGACACAGCAAGAGAAGTGGGAGCCAGACCAAATCAGCCCCAAGGTAACCGGCTCGCGCGAAGGGTGGTGGAACATGAGCGAGGGGGCAGAAGCATTCCTCGACGAGATCATCACCTGGCGCGAACTGGGCTATAACATGTGCCACCTGCGCGACGACTACGACCAATACGGCTCGCTCCCCGATTGGGCTCAAGCCACGCTGGCAGAGCACAAAGCAGACGAGCGCGAGCACGTTTACACGCTTAAGCAGTTCGAGCAAGCCCAAACCCACGATCCCCTTTGGAACGCCGCCCAGCGGCAACTGGTGCGGGATGGCCGCATCCACAACTACTTGCGGATGCTGTGGGGCAAAAAGATCTTGCACTGGACCAATACACCTCAGTACGCAGCCCAGGTCATGATCGAGCTGAACAACAAGTACGCCCTGGATGGTCGCAACCCGAATAGCTACAGCGGCATCTTCTGGTGCCTCGGCCGGTACGACCGGGCCTGGGGGCCAGAACGGGAAATTTTCGGCAAGATCCGCTACATGACCAGCGATAGTGCGATGCGAAAACTAAGCTTGAAAGGGTACTTAAAAGAGTACGCCGCAGGGCAGCTGTTCGACTAA
- a CDS encoding TIGR01777 family oxidoreductase has product MFTFRSKLPVTVDAAFRWHQRPGALDRLIPPWENVRIEQRANSIEPGSRVVMRMRLAGFPIRWVAEHTELQPNDYFRDRQVSGPFARWEHTHRFSPVDGDHCVLQDEVDYQIPGGSLGQRFGKSQVEQMLLQMFRYRHDTTTFDLIAHAKYQERPTMKIAITGASGLVGSQLAPFLSTGGHEVVEISRSAGPHTIQWDIKNQQIDTTALEGLDAVIHLAGESIVGRWTEQKKQAIRQSRVAGTKLISESLAKLKNPPKVLVCASAMGFYGDRDDEILTEEAPPGQGFLPEVCQQWEAAADPAREAGIRVAHARLGMVLSPKGGALAQMLTPFKFALGGRISSGKQYWSWISLDDVVGGLHHLVMNDAIHGPVNLSSPKPVTNQEFTKTLGRVLSRPTPFPVPKFALHMLLGEMADDLLLASCHMQPQVLETTGYTFRDGQLERCLRRLLGRQEPN; this is encoded by the coding sequence ATGTTTACGTTTCGCAGCAAACTTCCGGTGACGGTCGACGCGGCTTTTCGTTGGCACCAGCGGCCTGGGGCACTCGACCGGTTGATCCCTCCCTGGGAAAACGTCCGGATAGAGCAGCGGGCCAATTCGATCGAGCCCGGTAGCCGCGTGGTGATGCGGATGCGTCTAGCAGGCTTTCCCATTCGCTGGGTTGCCGAACATACCGAACTGCAGCCGAACGACTACTTCCGCGATCGTCAGGTTTCTGGCCCGTTTGCCCGTTGGGAGCACACCCACCGCTTCTCCCCGGTCGACGGCGATCACTGCGTGCTACAAGATGAGGTCGATTACCAAATCCCTGGCGGTTCGCTCGGTCAGCGATTCGGCAAGTCGCAAGTGGAACAAATGTTGCTTCAGATGTTCCGCTATCGTCACGATACGACCACCTTCGACCTCATCGCCCATGCCAAGTACCAGGAACGTCCCACCATGAAAATTGCCATCACCGGAGCGAGCGGCCTGGTTGGTTCGCAGCTTGCGCCTTTCCTTTCGACCGGCGGGCACGAAGTCGTCGAAATCTCGCGCAGCGCCGGCCCGCATACCATTCAGTGGGACATCAAAAACCAACAGATCGACACCACCGCGTTAGAAGGTCTCGATGCTGTCATTCACTTGGCTGGCGAAAGCATTGTGGGACGCTGGACCGAGCAAAAAAAACAGGCCATTCGCCAGTCGCGCGTGGCAGGCACCAAGCTAATCAGCGAGTCGTTGGCCAAGCTGAAAAACCCACCGAAGGTTCTCGTGTGTGCTTCGGCGATGGGTTTTTACGGCGATCGCGACGACGAAATCTTGACCGAAGAGGCGCCTCCGGGGCAAGGTTTTCTGCCTGAGGTTTGCCAGCAATGGGAAGCGGCTGCCGATCCGGCGCGGGAAGCTGGTATACGCGTGGCCCACGCCCGTCTCGGCATGGTGCTTAGCCCTAAGGGAGGCGCGCTCGCACAGATGCTAACCCCCTTCAAGTTCGCCCTGGGGGGCCGAATCTCCAGCGGCAAACAGTATTGGAGCTGGATCTCGCTCGACGACGTGGTTGGCGGTTTGCATCACCTGGTGATGAACGATGCGATTCACGGACCGGTCAATCTTAGTTCTCCCAAGCCGGTCACCAACCAAGAGTTTACCAAGACACTCGGGCGCGTCCTCTCGCGCCCGACACCATTCCCGGTGCCCAAATTCGCCCTGCACATGCTGCTGGGTGAAATGGCCGACGACCTGCTATTGGCCAGTTGCCACATGCAGCCCCAGGTCTTGGAAACCACCGGCTACACCTTCCGCGACGGCCAGCTCGAACGTTGCCTCCGCCGCTTGCTGGGGCGGCAGGAACCGAATTAA
- a CDS encoding isocitrate/isopropylmalate dehydrogenase family protein translates to MSHQVCLLSGDGIGPEITNAVREVIAATGVEIEWIPCAAGLSSYEATGDPLPQETVDNIRRTKFALKGPLATASGTGFRSVNVALRKELQLYANYRPAKTLQGVPAPFKDVDLIVVRENTEGLYSGLEHTVVPGVVESLRVITEKGSRRIAKFAFETARSHGRKKVTCIHKANILKLSDGLFLDTCERVALDYPDIEFDQCIVDAAAMKMVMNPHQFDVLVMENLFGDILSDLASGLVGGLGVTPSGNLGEDAAVFEAVHGTAPDIAGKNLANPTALLLSGTMMLKHMGETAAAEKIEASLFRVLAEGKTLTGDMKGSASTTEFADAIIDQLDSVTV, encoded by the coding sequence ATGTCTCATCAAGTTTGTCTCCTTTCCGGAGATGGTATCGGCCCCGAAATCACCAACGCCGTGCGTGAGGTCATTGCCGCAACCGGTGTCGAGATCGAATGGATCCCATGTGCAGCCGGGCTCAGTTCGTACGAAGCGACGGGCGATCCCTTGCCGCAAGAAACCGTCGATAACATTCGCCGCACCAAATTCGCATTAAAAGGCCCTTTGGCGACCGCCAGCGGAACCGGGTTTCGGAGCGTCAACGTCGCGCTGCGGAAAGAACTGCAGCTCTATGCGAACTACCGCCCAGCCAAAACTCTCCAAGGCGTGCCAGCCCCCTTTAAAGATGTCGACTTAATCGTCGTGCGTGAAAACACCGAAGGGTTGTACAGCGGGCTAGAGCACACCGTTGTCCCAGGCGTGGTCGAAAGCTTACGCGTCATCACAGAAAAAGGCTCGCGGCGGATTGCCAAGTTTGCCTTTGAAACGGCTAGAAGTCATGGTCGCAAGAAAGTGACCTGCATTCACAAGGCCAACATCTTAAAGCTTAGCGATGGGCTGTTTCTCGATACGTGCGAACGGGTTGCTCTGGACTATCCTGATATCGAGTTCGATCAGTGCATTGTCGACGCCGCCGCGATGAAGATGGTGATGAACCCGCATCAGTTCGATGTGCTGGTGATGGAAAACCTGTTTGGCGATATCCTCTCGGACTTGGCCAGCGGCTTGGTGGGTGGCTTGGGCGTGACGCCCAGTGGCAACCTGGGCGAAGACGCTGCCGTCTTCGAGGCCGTGCATGGCACAGCGCCTGATATTGCCGGCAAAAACCTGGCCAACCCGACCGCGCTGTTGTTGAGCGGCACCATGATGCTCAAGCACATGGGAGAAACCGCCGCCGCTGAGAAAATCGAGGCCTCTTTGTTCCGTGTGCTGGCAGAAGGAAAAACCTTGACTGGCGACATGAAAGGCAGTGCCTCGACCACCGAGTTCGCCGATGCCATTATCGACCAACTCGACAGCGTGACCGTTTAA
- a CDS encoding SixA phosphatase family protein, protein MKRMILMRHAKSSWEDDVADFDRPLNRRGNRDAPRIAAALASLGWNPDIVVHSAALRTTQTWQLMASTFPKVRQVVSSKSLYHGSPNDIQAAVDNLPEDCQTSLIIGHNPGWELAVSQLSNQNQRMTTANAALFANETSDWRNLLRPGQAWQLITVLRPKELSL, encoded by the coding sequence ATGAAACGAATGATCCTGATGCGGCACGCGAAGAGTTCTTGGGAAGATGATGTAGCCGATTTTGATCGCCCCTTAAATCGTCGAGGAAACCGCGATGCTCCACGCATTGCCGCAGCCCTGGCCAGCCTGGGTTGGAACCCCGATATCGTGGTTCACTCGGCAGCCCTACGAACCACCCAAACCTGGCAATTAATGGCCAGCACCTTTCCCAAAGTTCGCCAGGTGGTCTCCTCGAAATCTCTCTATCACGGATCGCCCAACGACATCCAGGCCGCCGTCGATAACCTGCCGGAAGACTGTCAGACTTCCTTGATCATCGGCCACAATCCTGGTTGGGAATTAGCGGTTAGTCAATTGTCGAATCAAAACCAGCGGATGACAACCGCCAACGCCGCCTTATTTGCCAACGAAACTTCGGATTGGCGAAACTTACTACGCCCAGGCCAGGCTTGGCAGCTAATCACCGTGCTACGCCCCAAAGAATTGAGCTTGTGA
- a CDS encoding Ppx/GppA phosphatase family protein — protein MSQHPSEAPGETLEALPSNYEEQARVAAIDIGSNSMRLVVAQILPGFDYRVLDEERESTRLAHSLAVNGCLDEGAIELSLAALRRFKKIAEGFGVDNIRTIATCAVREASNGEEFCRRAKEEVGIEIEVISSQMEGQLAFKSVAQAFDIRDMNVAIADIGGGSTEIVYACGGHVEEIFPTNLGCVRVTEEFGINDELFTTPDSFKRLIAGIDKELKTLVKKRPFIPQVLFGTGGTFTTLASMLMMQRGEVGQVEWGYRVHRADVSHMLDQLSKMTLKQRKSLAGLSADRADIIVAGIAVIDRLMHRLDVNMLRIHDRGIRDGLMLSMIEDLQPGLGSEKAAAEEQRRLEAMEAFSRSCGVDMIHTKHVALLAVSLFRQLAPIFQLKETDDDTIFASAMLQDVGYLINYEKHHKHSYSLILNSQLPGFSRYALEIVANVARYHRGANPKKKHGNFTRLSDNDQLRVKQLAAILRLAGALDRSHRQQVSQVEVVAQPDHIYVSVEATGDPEVDLWAARSRTELFCKAFNTDIRFGLHRPTPGSVPNELS, from the coding sequence ATGAGTCAACACCCTTCCGAAGCACCTGGCGAGACACTGGAAGCTTTGCCCTCGAATTACGAAGAACAAGCCCGCGTGGCCGCGATTGATATTGGCTCGAATAGTATGCGGCTGGTGGTTGCGCAGATTTTGCCAGGTTTCGATTATCGCGTCTTGGACGAGGAACGCGAGTCGACCCGCCTCGCGCACAGCTTGGCGGTGAACGGCTGCCTGGACGAAGGGGCGATCGAGTTGTCTCTGGCGGCGCTGCGTCGCTTTAAGAAGATCGCCGAAGGGTTTGGGGTAGATAACATCCGCACGATCGCGACATGTGCCGTGCGCGAGGCCAGCAACGGCGAAGAGTTTTGCCGCCGGGCGAAGGAAGAGGTCGGGATCGAGATCGAAGTAATTTCGTCGCAAATGGAAGGGCAATTGGCTTTCAAGAGCGTCGCCCAGGCCTTCGATATCCGCGACATGAACGTGGCCATCGCCGACATTGGCGGTGGTAGTACCGAAATTGTTTACGCTTGCGGTGGGCACGTCGAAGAGATCTTTCCGACCAATCTTGGCTGTGTGCGGGTAACGGAAGAGTTTGGTATTAACGACGAGCTTTTTACCACGCCCGATAGTTTTAAACGGTTGATCGCCGGGATCGATAAAGAGCTGAAAACGCTGGTAAAAAAACGCCCGTTTATTCCCCAGGTATTGTTTGGCACCGGCGGAACCTTCACCACGCTGGCCAGCATGTTGATGATGCAGCGGGGGGAAGTTGGCCAGGTGGAATGGGGCTACCGCGTGCATCGCGCCGACGTGAGCCACATGCTCGATCAGCTTAGCAAGATGACCCTCAAGCAGCGAAAATCACTGGCCGGGCTCAGTGCCGACCGTGCTGACATTATCGTGGCTGGCATCGCGGTGATCGACCGGCTGATGCACCGCCTGGATGTGAACATGCTGCGAATTCACGATCGTGGTATTCGCGACGGCTTGATGCTTTCGATGATCGAAGATTTGCAGCCAGGGTTGGGGAGCGAAAAGGCGGCTGCCGAAGAACAGCGCCGTCTGGAAGCGATGGAAGCTTTTTCGCGCAGTTGCGGCGTCGATATGATTCACACCAAGCACGTCGCTTTGTTGGCAGTCAGCTTGTTTCGCCAGTTGGCCCCCATCTTTCAGTTGAAAGAGACCGACGACGACACGATCTTCGCCTCGGCGATGCTGCAAGATGTGGGCTATTTGATCAACTACGAAAAACACCACAAGCATAGTTACAGCTTGATCTTGAACAGCCAATTGCCGGGCTTTTCGCGGTATGCTCTGGAAATTGTCGCCAACGTGGCTCGGTATCATCGGGGGGCGAATCCAAAAAAGAAGCATGGAAATTTCACCCGTTTGAGCGACAATGATCAGTTGCGAGTCAAGCAATTGGCGGCCATTTTACGTTTGGCCGGGGCGCTCGATCGAAGTCATCGGCAACAGGTTTCCCAAGTGGAAGTCGTTGCCCAGCCGGATCACATCTATGTTTCTGTCGAAGCCACCGGCGATCCGGAAGTCGATTTGTGGGCAGCTCGATCGCGTACTGAATTGTTTTGTAAGGCATTTAATACCGACATCCGCTTTGGGCTTCACCGCCCGACGCCTGGCAGCGTCCCGAACGAACTGAGTTAA
- a CDS encoding CHAD domain-containing protein, translating to MANNGKWLEDFEPGHAISEVARAAIATRSTRMLECLPLAAKKWKEDVEHVHHLRTWARRTQSALQLFALLLPLKRLTSLRKATQRLRKAACPARDLDVFQKRIRKSKFDFAEGEREEVLAYLQKLRKRAQLSIVDANRWARERDIARECRGLVKRIRWREVAEEETLETIAPTLLEPMMVRFFHYSQLLNESPESLHQMRIEGKKARYAMELVEGGFPPSFRQELYPAFEEVQAKLGVINDHHTAIEKIEGWQAQTSAKKFPPVLLRMVEHEKAQFDRKADAFRVWWTQERAVELKNHFDRFLGGLGMPVAES from the coding sequence ATGGCAAACAACGGCAAGTGGCTGGAAGACTTCGAGCCAGGCCACGCGATCTCTGAGGTGGCTCGTGCAGCGATTGCGACTCGGTCGACGCGGATGCTCGAGTGCCTGCCGTTGGCTGCTAAGAAGTGGAAAGAAGACGTCGAGCACGTCCACCATTTGCGAACCTGGGCGCGACGAACCCAGTCGGCGCTGCAGCTTTTTGCTTTGCTGCTTCCCTTGAAACGCTTGACCAGCTTGCGAAAGGCCACGCAACGATTGCGCAAGGCCGCTTGCCCGGCGCGTGATTTGGATGTTTTTCAGAAACGGATTCGCAAGTCGAAGTTCGATTTCGCCGAGGGAGAACGGGAAGAAGTTCTGGCCTATCTTCAAAAGCTGCGCAAGCGTGCCCAGCTAAGCATTGTCGACGCTAATCGTTGGGCCCGTGAAAGGGACATAGCCAGGGAGTGTCGTGGACTTGTCAAGCGAATCCGCTGGCGAGAGGTGGCCGAAGAAGAAACGTTGGAAACGATCGCTCCTACCTTGCTGGAACCGATGATGGTACGGTTCTTCCATTACTCGCAACTGTTAAACGAATCGCCTGAGTCGTTGCATCAGATGCGGATCGAAGGCAAGAAGGCGCGCTATGCGATGGAGTTGGTCGAAGGAGGTTTTCCGCCCAGCTTCCGCCAAGAGCTTTATCCCGCCTTTGAAGAAGTCCAGGCCAAGCTAGGCGTGATCAACGACCATCACACGGCGATCGAGAAAATCGAAGGTTGGCAGGCCCAAACTTCGGCGAAGAAGTTTCCGCCGGTGCTGCTCCGCATGGTCGAACACGAGAAGGCTCAGTTCGATCGCAAAGCGGATGCGTTCCGCGTGTGGTGGACGCAAGAGCGGGCGGTCGAATTGAAGAACCACTTCGACCGCTTTCTGGGTGGCCTCGGAATGCCGGTTGCCGAGAGCTAA
- a CDS encoding hydrolase → MPEPIHNPLLMTPLNTALLVIDMQEKLLPAIEKSATILWNTRRLLDGAAVLEVPILGTEQYPKGLGATVPELAERMGTLPEKLEFSSCPCLADQLATLARPKILLAGIEAHVCVQQTALDLVAMGYDVLLAVDAVGSRFRQDKRIALRRMEANGVTLTTTEAVLFEWCRVAGTPQFKQVSQLVRETPSA, encoded by the coding sequence ATGCCCGAACCAATTCATAATCCACTGCTAATGACCCCGCTAAACACGGCTTTGCTGGTCATCGATATGCAGGAAAAGCTGCTGCCGGCCATTGAAAAATCGGCGACCATCTTGTGGAATACTCGGCGACTCTTAGACGGAGCCGCTGTGTTGGAAGTTCCGATTCTGGGAACCGAGCAGTACCCCAAAGGGCTTGGTGCCACGGTTCCGGAACTAGCCGAGCGGATGGGAACCCTGCCCGAGAAACTCGAGTTCAGCAGTTGCCCCTGCCTGGCCGATCAACTGGCCACGCTAGCGCGACCAAAGATCTTACTGGCCGGCATCGAAGCGCATGTCTGCGTGCAGCAAACGGCACTCGACCTGGTGGCCATGGGTTACGATGTGCTGCTGGCAGTGGACGCTGTCGGCTCAAGATTTCGGCAAGACAAACGCATCGCCCTGCGCCGGATGGAAGCAAACGGTGTCACGCTGACCACCACCGAAGCCGTTTTGTTTGAATGGTGCCGCGTGGCCGGGACACCACAGTTCAAGCAAGTGAGCCAGTTGGTTCGCGAAACGCCCTCGGCGTAG
- the hslV gene encoding ATP-dependent protease subunit HslV, producing the protein MRIRSTTILAVRHNGEVAIGGDGQVTMNTSVMKSDASKIRPLLGGKVWCGFAGSTADAFALLERFESMLKDFPGNVPKAATELAKQWRTDRSMRRLEALMVVVDAQQTLLLSGTGDVIQPTDGILGIGSGGNYATSAAKALVKHSSLSAEEIVRESLKIAADIDIYTNDNIKIHRVEKD; encoded by the coding sequence ATGAGAATTCGTTCGACCACCATTCTGGCCGTTCGCCACAACGGCGAGGTCGCCATTGGCGGCGATGGTCAAGTTACCATGAACACCAGCGTGATGAAATCGGACGCCTCGAAGATTCGTCCTTTACTAGGGGGCAAAGTCTGGTGTGGCTTTGCCGGTTCGACGGCGGACGCGTTTGCCTTGTTAGAACGCTTTGAATCGATGCTCAAAGACTTCCCCGGCAACGTCCCCAAGGCGGCGACCGAATTGGCCAAACAGTGGCGCACCGATCGCTCGATGCGGCGTTTAGAGGCATTGATGGTCGTGGTCGATGCCCAGCAGACGTTGCTGCTTTCGGGCACCGGCGACGTCATTCAGCCGACCGATGGCATCCTCGGTATTGGTTCAGGCGGCAACTATGCTACCTCGGCCGCCAAAGCACTGGTGAAGCATAGCTCGCTTTCGGCGGAAGAGATTGTCCGCGAAAGCTTGAAGATTGCTGCCGACATCGATATTTACACCAACGACAACATCAAGATTCATCGCGTGGAGAAGGACTAA
- the hslU gene encoding ATP-dependent protease ATPase subunit HslU: MPKANQELTPREIVKMLDADIVGQNDAKRAVAIAVRNRWRRKHLPAELQQEVSPKNILMIGPTGVGKTEIARRLAKLTGAPFIKIEATKFTEVGYYGRDVESMIRELVDNAIGIVRETEKEKVQDEAKSRAQRRLLDQLISPRPPHTATEPEEQEKHERSRQRMKEMLEAGQLEDRTVELTVEQKSSPVMLGGMGLEQMDMDLQGMLEKIMPKNSTRREMTVADARKVLIEQEIEALLDKERIHDAAIKLAENLGMIFLDEIDKIVASEGKGGTDVSRQGVQRDLLPIVEGTTVQTKYGYVNTDHIMFIAAGAFHKVSPSDLMPELQGRFPIRVELTDLTKEDFVRILTEPKSSLTRQYVELMKTEEVLVNFTDDALEEIASYAFQVNQTTQNIGARRLYTILERLLEELSFEAPEMKYATVEVNASYVKQRLDDVSKDEDLSRFIL, from the coding sequence ATGCCGAAAGCGAACCAGGAACTCACCCCGCGTGAAATTGTGAAAATGCTGGATGCCGACATTGTCGGGCAAAACGATGCCAAACGGGCGGTCGCGATCGCGGTCCGCAATCGTTGGCGGCGTAAGCATCTGCCGGCAGAGCTACAGCAAGAGGTCTCGCCCAAGAACATTTTGATGATCGGCCCAACCGGGGTGGGGAAAACTGAGATTGCCCGCCGTTTGGCCAAGTTAACCGGCGCGCCGTTCATAAAAATTGAAGCGACCAAGTTTACCGAGGTCGGCTATTACGGCCGCGATGTCGAAAGCATGATTCGCGAACTGGTCGACAATGCAATCGGGATTGTCCGCGAGACCGAAAAGGAAAAGGTGCAGGATGAAGCGAAGTCGCGGGCTCAGCGGCGGCTGCTAGATCAACTGATCTCTCCTCGCCCACCACATACGGCCACCGAACCGGAAGAGCAAGAGAAGCACGAACGCTCGCGGCAACGCATGAAAGAGATGCTAGAGGCAGGCCAACTGGAAGACCGCACCGTCGAGCTAACCGTCGAGCAAAAATCGTCGCCGGTGATGCTCGGTGGCATGGGTCTCGAGCAGATGGACATGGACCTGCAAGGCATGCTCGAAAAGATCATGCCAAAGAATTCAACCCGTCGCGAAATGACCGTGGCGGATGCCCGGAAGGTGCTGATCGAGCAGGAAATCGAAGCGCTGCTCGACAAAGAACGCATTCACGATGCCGCGATCAAGCTGGCCGAGAACTTGGGCATGATCTTCCTGGACGAAATCGACAAGATCGTCGCCAGCGAAGGGAAAGGTGGGACCGACGTTTCTCGCCAAGGGGTGCAACGCGACTTGCTGCCGATCGTCGAAGGAACGACCGTCCAAACCAAGTACGGTTACGTCAACACCGACCATATCATGTTCATCGCCGCAGGGGCGTTTCATAAAGTCAGTCCCAGCGACCTCATGCCAGAATTGCAGGGACGTTTTCCGATTCGGGTCGAACTGACCGACCTGACCAAGGAAGACTTCGTGCGCATTCTGACCGAGCCGAAATCGTCGCTCACGCGGCAATATGTCGAGCTGATGAAGACCGAAGAAGTGCTGGTCAACTTCACCGACGACGCCTTGGAAGAGATTGCCTCGTACGCGTTTCAGGTCAACCAAACCACGCAAAACATCGGGGCCCGACGGTTGTATACCATTTTAGAGCGGCTGCTCGAAGAACTAAGCTTCGAAGCCCCCGAAATGAAATACGCCACCGTCGAAGTCAACGCGAGCTACGTGAAACAGCGGCTAGATGACGTCAGCAAGGACGAAGATCTGAGCCGGTTTATTTTGTAG